A DNA window from Streptomyces sp. 71268 contains the following coding sequences:
- a CDS encoding (2,3-dihydroxybenzoyl)adenylate synthase has translation MSTPTWPSEFAERYRAAGWWRGETFGQMLRERAERHPDRIAVVDPAPAPGSPDGRRLTYGELDARADRLAAGFLARGIGKGDRVVLQLPNVAEFFEVMFALFRIGALPVFALPAHRESEVRYFCEFTEAAAYVIPAVHGGFDYRELATAVRERVPTLRHVFVAAEPAEAGGHTPLSEVPADPVPITDPPAPDDLAFLQLSGGSTGVPKLIPRTHDDYIYSLWGSNEICAVDETSVYLCALPAAHNFPLSSPGTLGALYAGARVVLAPQPSPDVAFPLIERERVTLTGLVPPLALAWIEAAGRGEHDLSSLQVLLVGGAKFSEEAARRVRPALNCTLQQVFGMAEGLVNYTRLDDDEETIVTTQGRPISPDDEVRVVDDEDNDLPVGATGHLLTRGPYTIRGYWRAPEHNATAFTADGFYRTGDVVRLTEDGYLVVEGRAKDQINRGGEKVAAEEIENHILAHPSVHDVAVVSMPDAYLGERTCAYVVPRAGAEPVRPIAIKKFVRERGLAAYKVPDRVEFIDAFPSTGVGKVSKKDLRAAIAAQVAARAAEPPADAPADPSRAAPPATAPTP, from the coding sequence GTGAGTACGCCGACCTGGCCGAGCGAGTTCGCCGAGCGGTACCGGGCCGCCGGCTGGTGGCGCGGTGAAACGTTCGGGCAGATGCTGCGCGAGCGCGCGGAGCGCCACCCGGACCGGATCGCCGTCGTGGACCCGGCGCCCGCGCCCGGCTCCCCGGACGGCCGCCGCCTGACCTACGGCGAACTCGACGCCCGCGCCGACCGGCTCGCCGCCGGGTTCCTGGCCCGTGGCATCGGCAAGGGCGACCGGGTGGTGCTGCAACTCCCGAACGTCGCCGAGTTCTTCGAGGTGATGTTCGCGCTGTTCCGTATCGGCGCGCTGCCCGTCTTCGCGCTGCCCGCGCACCGCGAGAGCGAGGTGCGCTACTTCTGCGAGTTCACCGAGGCCGCCGCGTACGTCATCCCGGCCGTACACGGCGGGTTCGACTACCGTGAACTGGCGACGGCCGTCCGCGAGCGGGTGCCCACGCTGCGGCACGTGTTCGTCGCCGCCGAGCCGGCCGAGGCGGGCGGGCACACCCCGCTGTCCGAGGTGCCGGCCGACCCGGTGCCGATCACCGACCCGCCCGCCCCCGATGACCTGGCCTTCCTGCAACTGTCCGGCGGCAGCACCGGCGTGCCCAAGCTCATCCCGCGCACCCACGACGACTACATCTACTCGCTGTGGGGCTCCAACGAGATCTGCGCCGTGGACGAGACCAGCGTCTACCTGTGCGCGCTGCCCGCCGCCCACAACTTCCCGCTCAGCTCGCCGGGCACGCTGGGCGCGCTGTACGCCGGGGCCCGCGTCGTGCTGGCCCCGCAGCCCAGCCCCGACGTCGCCTTCCCGCTCATCGAGCGCGAGCGTGTCACCCTCACCGGGCTCGTGCCGCCCCTGGCCCTGGCCTGGATCGAGGCCGCCGGGCGCGGCGAGCACGACCTCTCCAGCCTCCAGGTGCTCCTGGTGGGCGGCGCCAAGTTCAGCGAGGAGGCCGCCCGCCGCGTGCGGCCCGCCCTGAACTGCACGCTGCAGCAGGTGTTCGGCATGGCCGAGGGGCTGGTCAACTACACGCGCCTGGACGACGACGAGGAGACCATCGTCACCACCCAGGGCCGACCCATCTCGCCCGACGACGAGGTGCGCGTGGTGGACGACGAGGACAACGACCTGCCCGTCGGCGCCACCGGCCACCTGCTCACCCGCGGCCCGTACACCATCCGTGGCTACTGGCGCGCCCCCGAGCACAACGCCACCGCCTTCACCGCCGACGGCTTCTACCGCACCGGCGACGTGGTGCGGCTGACCGAGGACGGCTACCTGGTGGTGGAGGGCCGGGCCAAGGACCAGATCAACCGGGGCGGCGAGAAGGTCGCCGCCGAGGAGATCGAGAACCACATCCTGGCCCACCCGTCCGTGCACGACGTCGCCGTCGTCTCCATGCCCGACGCCTACCTCGGCGAGCGCACCTGCGCGTACGTCGTGCCCCGGGCCGGCGCAGAACCCGTACGCCCCATCGCCATCAAGAAGTTCGTCCGCGAGCGCGGCCTGGCCGCGTACAAGGTGCCCGACCGGGTCGAGTTCATCGACGCGTTCCCGAGCACCGGCGTCGGCAAGGTCAGCAAGAAGGACCTGCGCGCGGCCATCGCGGCCCAGGTCGCCGCCCGCGCGGCGGAGCCGCCGGCCGACGCGCCGGCCGACCCGTCGCGGGCAGCGCCGCCCGCGACGGCCCCGACCCCCTGA
- a CDS encoding isochorismatase family protein — protein sequence MALPAIAPYPMPTAADLPANKVAWTVDPSRAVLLVHDLQNYFLSAFDQDASPVTELLANVARVKKDCARLGVPVVYSAQPGGQSPAERGLQQDFWGPGLPDDEHAKAIAAPVAPEPGDTVLTKWKYSAFVRSDLAERMAAQGRDQLVIVGVYAHIGVLLSAADAWMRDIQSFLVADAVADFSAADHAMALRYAAAKCAVVTTTDTVFEGK from the coding sequence ATGGCCCTGCCCGCCATCGCGCCCTACCCCATGCCCACCGCGGCCGACCTGCCCGCCAACAAGGTGGCCTGGACGGTCGACCCGAGCCGCGCGGTACTGCTCGTACACGACCTGCAGAACTACTTCCTGTCCGCGTTCGACCAGGACGCGTCGCCGGTGACCGAACTGCTCGCCAACGTCGCCCGGGTCAAGAAGGACTGCGCCCGGCTCGGCGTGCCCGTCGTGTACTCCGCCCAGCCCGGCGGCCAGAGCCCCGCCGAGCGCGGGCTCCAGCAGGACTTCTGGGGGCCGGGGCTGCCCGACGACGAGCACGCCAAGGCGATCGCCGCCCCGGTGGCGCCGGAGCCCGGCGACACCGTGCTCACCAAGTGGAAGTACAGCGCCTTCGTCCGTTCCGACCTGGCCGAGCGGATGGCCGCCCAGGGCCGCGACCAGTTGGTCATCGTCGGCGTGTACGCCCACATCGGCGTGCTGCTGAGCGCCGCCGACGCCTGGATGCGCGACATCCAGTCCTTCCTGGTCGCCGACGCCGTCGCGGACTTCTCGGCCGCCGACCACGCCATGGCCCTGCGCTACGCCGCCGCCAAGTGCGCCGTCGTCACCACCACCGACACCGTTTTCGAGGGGAAGTAA
- a CDS encoding phosphopantetheine-binding protein, whose translation MALTVEQIRADVADVLGEDPADIPDDENLVDYGLDSVRVMALVERWRRDHGVEVTFVDLAEEPAIERWAPLLGART comes from the coding sequence ATGGCCCTGACCGTGGAGCAGATCCGCGCCGACGTCGCCGACGTGCTCGGCGAGGACCCCGCCGACATCCCCGACGACGAGAACCTGGTCGACTACGGCCTCGACTCGGTCCGCGTCATGGCCCTGGTCGAGCGCTGGCGCCGGGACCACGGCGTCGAGGTGACGTTTGTGGACCTCGCCGAGGAGCCCGCCATCGAGCGGTGGGCCCCCCTCCTGGGGGCGCGGACATGA